The following proteins are co-located in the Vicia villosa cultivar HV-30 ecotype Madison, WI unplaced genomic scaffold, Vvil1.0 ctg.000864F_1_1, whole genome shotgun sequence genome:
- the LOC131631814 gene encoding uncharacterized protein LOC131631814: MVEVEISKLHKKIVMNKYSTWSPCFHTIEGGQLKGLIDIVNAKIQACNHKISILKNMQQGEKNSLIRNKTQENVASSHSSQLDLIHSIPQQQHIYGDPTELVNDNINEMMSLTNFFSLPCFSLTNQINKSTKLENMMVEPHQEWANQLDEFLQLDDRVVEPGNWTSNLVNFSQPNLFALRDISYMS, encoded by the coding sequence ATGGTTGAAGTTGAGATTTCCAAGTTGCATAAAAAGATTGTGATGAACAAGTATTCAACATGGAGTCCATGTTTTCATACAATAGAAGGAGGGCAACTTAAAGGCTTAATTGATATTGTAAATGCTAAGATTCAAGCTTGTAATCACAAAATTAGTATACTAAAAAATATGCAACAAGGTGAGAAAAATAGTTTGATTCGAAACAAAACTCAAGAGAATGTTGCCTCCTCACACTCGAGTCAACTTGATCTCATACATAGCATTCCTCAACAGCAACATATCTATGGTGATCCTACGGAGCTAGTTAATGATAATATTAATGAGATGATGagtttaactaatttttttagtTTGCCTTGTTTTTCATTaacaaatcaaattaataaatcaaCAAAGTTAGAGAATATGATGGTTGAACCTCATCAAGAATGGGCTAATCAACTTGATGAATTTCTACAGTTAGATGATCGGGTGGTTGAACCTGGAAATTGGACTTCTAACCTTGTCAATTTTAGCCAACCTAATTTGTTTGCATTGCGAGATATTTCATATATGTCATAG